In the Juglans microcarpa x Juglans regia isolate MS1-56 chromosome 6D, Jm3101_v1.0, whole genome shotgun sequence genome, one interval contains:
- the LOC121234330 gene encoding uncharacterized protein LOC121234330, with amino-acid sequence MTPFLVLLCLSFILISSTEGAKSVEDLEIDRQLKILNKPYIKSIKTTEGDIFDCIDIYKQPAFDHPLLKNHSIQMKPSSFPERAEDRTLPHAAGKTSAVGLSEGCPFGTVPIKRTRKEDLIWAKIVVKKSGADAASPPTHYARRKLPSSPGKNYMGAGAILNIQNPQVINNQFSQAFVQIRNGVDVIQVGWMVNPKLHGDNTTRTFGAWTAGEDGCFNMLCLGFVQTNSKFPLGYVLDSISQYEGEQFYVRCNIFKDRKSGNWWLAHDSLFSEEPVGYWPNSLFSSLSSSAAEITWGGGVYTDNNATSPPMGSGHFAYEGYSRAAYVDELEFADESNKWIYPDYNSLQYDADIRKCYTINALFESDHGYLYGGPGGNCQA; translated from the exons ATGACTCCATTTTTAGTTTTGTTGTGTCTGTCTTTCATTCTTATAAGCAGTACTGAAGGAGCAAAAAGTGTTGAAGATCTTGAAATAGACAGACAACTCAAGATTCTGAACAAACCCTACATCAAAAGCATCAAG ACTACAGAAGGTGACATCTTTGATTGCATTGATATCTATAAACAACCGGCCTTTGATCATCCTTTGCTTAAAAACCATAGCATTCAG ATGAAACCTAGTTCTTTCCCAGAAAGAGCGGAAGATAGAACTCTACCACATGCAGCAGGCAAGACTTCTGCAGTTGGATTGAGTGAAGGCTGCCCATTTGGAACCGTTCCCATCAAGAGGACTCGGAAGGAAGACTTAATCTGGGCAAAAATAGTCGTGAAAAAATCTGGGGCAGATGCTGCCTCTCCTCCTACTCat TATGCAAGAAGAAAATTACCAAGCAGTCCAGGCAAAAATTATATGGGAGCTGGCGCAATTCTCAATATACAAAACCCACAAGTTATAAATAATCAATTCAGCCAGGCATTTGTACAGATCCGAAATGGCGTTGATGTGATTCAAGTCGGGTGGATG GTAAATCCAAAACTACATGGCGATAATACTACGCGAACCTTTGGTGCATGGACT gcaGGTGAAGATGGTTGTTTCAATATGCTCTGTTTGGGTTTTGTgcaaacaaactcaaaatttCCTCTCGGTTATGTCCTTGATTCGATTTCCCAATACGAAGGAGAACAGTTTTATGTAAGATGCAACATATTCAAG GATAGGAAATCAGGAAATTGGTGGCTTGCACATGATAGTTTATTTTCAGAAGAACCTGTTGGGTATTGGCCAAACTCCTTATTTTCAAGTCTATCCAGCTCAGCAGCTGAGATAACTTGGGGAGGGGGAGTTTACACAGACAACAATGCAACTAGTCCTCCAATGGGAAGCGGCCATTTTGCATACGAAGGCTACTCTAGGGCTGCTTACGTGGATGAACTTGAGTTTGCAGATGAATCCAACAAATGGATATATCCTGATTACAATTCACTGCAATATGATGCAGATATCCGAAAATGTTACACCATAAATGCTCTATTTGAATCTGACCATGGCTACCTATATGGTGGCCCTGGTGGTAATTGTCAAGCCtaa
- the LOC121234324 gene encoding mitogen-activated protein kinase kinase kinase YODA yields MPSWWGKSSSKDVKKKANKESFIDSIFNRNKGSSEEKCKSRSGVSRRRSSDTVSERGSLSRVPSRSPSPSTQVSRCQSFAERPHAHPLPLPGVQLASVGRTNSGISASSKQICDRVSKPLFLPLPKPGCTPNRADPTDAEVDIATGSVSSDSSTDSDDPSDSRLLSPLTSDYENGNKTTINSPSSGMQKDHFPAVSQKNSSEILKPANVLFNNRSLSTSPKQRPLSTHVQNLQIPPHGAFCSAPDSSMSSPSRSPMRVFGPEQFMNFGYWAGKSYPDIASGQCSSPGSGHNSGHNSIGGDFSGQLFWPHSRCSPECSPIPSPRMTSPGPSSRIHSGAVTPLHPRAGSATDLSATRPDDGKQQSHRLPLPPLTISNSCPFSPTYSAATTPSVPRSPGRAENPISPGSRWKKGRMLGRGTCGHVYFGFDSESGEMCAMKEVTLFADDAKSKESAQQLGQEIALLSRLRHPNIVQYIGSDTVDDRLYIYLEYVSGGSIYKLLQEYGQFGEIAIRSYTKQILSGLAYLHSKNTVHRDIKGANILVDPHGWVKLADFGMAKHISGQSCPLSFKGSPYWMAPEVIKNSNGCNLAVDIWSLGCTVLEMATTKPPWSQYEGIAAMFKIGNSKELPAIPDHLSEDGKNFVRWCLQRDPLHRPTAAQLLDHPFVKNAAPSERSLLSDDPSDAVPMVTNAVRSLGIGHVQSTSCLDSEGVGIHQSRGSKTGSGSSEAQRRNISCPVSPIGSPLLHSRSPQHVSRRMSPSPISSPRTTSGSSTPLNGGSGATAFHHPKQPTMYFHEGVGMIQKGQNSFYTNGSTPYHEPKSDLFRGMPQASHAFREIISSDSGASGNQMGRPILGDTRELYEKQLVLADHAAQQPLREHLKQSSSAELKPSSPVLGRN; encoded by the exons ATGCCTTCATGGTGGGGAAAGTCTTCTTCCAAAgatgtaaagaagaaagcaaACAAGGAAAGTTTCATTGATTCGATATTTAACCGAAATAAGGGTTCATCTGAAGAAAAGTGCAAAAGTAGATCAGGAGTCTCTCGGAGACGTTCTAGTGACACTGTTTCAGAAAGGGGATCTCTATCCAGGGTGCCTTCAAGGTCACCATCACCATCCACTCAGGTGTCACGCTGTCAAAGTTTTGCAGAAAGGCCTCATGCCCATCCTCTTCCACTTCCAGGGGTACAACTTGCTAGTGTTGGGCGTACTAACTCAGGGATCAGTGCATCATCAAAACAAATATGTGATAGAGTCTCAAAGCCACTTTTTTTGCCCCTTCCAAAACCTGGATGTACCCCAAACAGGGCAGATCCCACAGATGCCGAGGTTGATATTGCCACTGGCTCTGTTTCTAGTGATAGTAGCACCGATAGTGACGATCCATCTGACTCTCGTCTTCTTAGTCCCCTGACTTCTGACTatgaaaatggaaacaaaaCCACCATAAACAGCCCTTCCAG TGGAATGCAGAAAGATCACTTTCCAGCTGTCAGTCAAAAGAACTCAAGCGAGATTTTGAAACCGGCTAATGTTCTATTCAATAATCGGAGTCTCTCTACATCACCTAAACAGAGACCTTTAAGTACGCATGTACAAAATTTACAGATTCCTCCCCACGGTGCTTTCTGTAGTGCTCCTGACAGCTCGATGTCAAGTCCTTCTAGAAGTCCGATGAGAGTGTTTGGGCCTGAGCAATTTATGAACTTTGGCTACTGGGCAGGAAAATCTTATCCAGATATAGCTTCTGGTCAGTGCTCTAGTCCAGGCTCGGGTCATAATTCTGGGCATAATTCAATTGGGGGTGATTTTTCTGGACAGCTTTTTTGGCCACACAGCAGGTGCAGTCCTGAGTGTTCTCCAATTCCTAGTCCCAGAATGACAAGCCCTGGTCCCAGCTCCAGAATACACAGTGGTGCTGTCACCCCTCTGCATCCACGAGCTGGATCTGCCACAGATTTGTCTGCAACTCGACCTGATGATGGGAAACAGCAGAGTCACCGGTTGCCCCTTCCTCCCTTGACAATATCAAATTCTTGCCCCTTTTCTCCCACATATTCAGCAGCTACAACTCCTTCAGTTCCGCGTAGTCCTGGTAGAGCAGAAAATCCAATAAGCCCAGGTTCACGCTGGAAGAAGGGACGCATGCTAGGGAGGGGTACATGTGGACATGTATATTTTGGTTTTGACAG TGAAAGTGGTGAGATGTGCGCTATGAAAGAGGTAACTCTCTTTGCAGATGATGCAAAGTCAAAGGAAAGTGCACAGCAGCTGGGGCAA GAAATTGCATTGCTAAGTCGCCTGCGACATCCAAATATAGTGCAGTATATTGGGTCTGATACT GTAGATGacagactatatatatatctagaatATGTATCTGGTGGTTCCATCTATAAACTGCTTCAAGAATATGGTCAGTTTGGTGAAATAGCTATTCGCAGTTACACTAAACAAATTCTGTCCGGGCTTGCATATCTGCATTCTAAAAACACTGTCCATAG GGACATCAAAGGAGCAAATATTCTGGTAGACCCCCATGGCTGGGTGAAATTGGCGGATTTTGGGATGGCAAAGCAT ATCTCTGGGCAATCTTGTCCATTATCATTCAAGGGAAGCCCTTATTGGATGGCGCCTGAG GTTATCAAGAATTCAAATGGTTGCAATCTTGCTGTTGATATTTGGAGCCTTGGATGCACTGTGTTAGAGATGGCTACAACAAAACCACCATGGAGCCAGTATGAAGGG ATTGCTGCTATGTTTAAGATTGGAAATAGCAAGGAACTTCCTGCAATTCCTGATCATCTTTCAGAGGATGGAAAGAATTTTGTGAGGTGGTGTTTGCAGCGTGATCCATTACATCGTCCTACAGCTGCTCAGCTTTTGGATCATCCTTTTGTTAAGAATGCTGCACCATCAGAAAGATCCCTTTTGAGTGATGATCCTTCAGATGCAGTTCCCATGGTTACAAATGCAGTGAGATCTCTG GGCATTGGACATGTACAGAGTACTTCATGCTTAGACTCGGAAGGAGTTGGCATCCATCAGTCTAGAGGCTCAAAAACCGGTTCAGGATCCAG TGAAGCCCAGCGACGGAATATATCATGCCCAGTTTCTCCCATTGGGAGCCCTCTTCTACATTCAAGGTCACCACAACATGTGAGCAGAAGGATGTCCCCCTCTCCAATTTCTAGCCCTCGTACGACATCTGGTTCATCTACTCCCCTTAACGGTGGTAGTGGTGCTACCGCATTTCATCACCCAAAGCAGCCAACTATGTACTTTCACGAAGGCGTAGGAATGATCCAAAAGGGCCAAAATAGTTTCTATACTAATGGCAGCACCCCTTATCATGAGCCAAAGTCTGACCTATTTCGAGGGATGCCACAAGCTTCTCATGCTTTCCGTGAGATAATTTCATCTGATAGTGGTGCTTCTGGAAACCAGATGGGACGTCCTATCCTTGGGGACACCAGGGAATTGTATGAGAAACAGTTGGTTTTGGCCGATCATGCGGCTCAGCAGCCCTTAAGGGAGCATCTGAAGCAAAGTTCATCGGCAGAACTTAAACCCAGCTCACCAGTGCTCGGTCGTAACTGA